ggcggactctcaaccactgcgccaccagggaagccctgctctactTTTTAATAGCACTTATCATCTCCTAGCATCCTATGTGATCTACTTATATATTACGTTTATTGTTTACTGTCTCCTTCAGCTAGATATACGTCCCATAAGTGCAGGGAACATCGTCTGTTTTGTTCACCTAGTAGATAGTGAAATGcctgcagaatgaatgaatgaatggcatgGAACACGAGAAGTCCAGTTTATGGATGATATCACCACTGGAAGGACTCCCACTTGAGTGGGCCTTCTGGGTTCTGTACCTGGTTCAATTTCTTGAATTCCACCACTTGGAAGAAGATGTGCTCGAGGATATGTCTGGCATCTTGCTGGTCCTTTGGTAGTTTATTGGTGACTCCAAGGATGTCACCACACTTCCTGATGTAGAATTCCAGGTCTTCTTCAGTACCTAAGCACAGTTGGGGCAGTCAGATTCACCCTTGACTCTGCCCTTCCCCAAGTACAGACTTACTGCGGTTTGGGTATCCCTGTCAGGTTCCTACATCTCTCAAGATCACTCACCTCTCCCTTGGGTAATGTGACCAAAGGACTTAAACAGTGACAAACTAACTGTAGAGATCTCTGATGTGCTGTTTTTGTAAATTAGGACAAAAGTGTGACACTCCTAATTAGAAAAAAGCTAGCCAGGTTCTGGCTCGCTATTACCAGATCTGGCATTCCTACATTACAAAGAACAGGAGCAACCAGGGGGGAATCAAATTACCATTCTCTGATTGCCGCAAGGATCATTATGTGAAGGACAtatgggtattttattttatttattttattaaaaaaatattttttggccgcatcatgcagcttgcaggatctcagttccctgacctgggatcgaacccgcgcccccagCAGCGgaagcgtggattcttaaccactgtattgccagggaagtcccaggggtattttaaatagcatttactATAGCAAtattacaggaaaggaaataaaagaaagaaaaaaatcatccataattcTCTGTGTAACCATCCCCAGCCCTGTATCAAGGATGGACAGCCATTACTGCCCTACTTATGCTACactgtaatttcttttcttcccctctgatttgcatttttaaagttatgataGAAATGATCTCTCACTCTAGCTCTACCCCCACCAATACTTCCTAGGGTAATTACTGCCATGTATGCCTACATGTCTACATATGTGTAAAAAAACGGGATCAAACTATAATAGTTCTGTAAGTTGCCGTCATCATTTAACGATGTAACATGGACATTCCATGTCAAAGCTTATGCTCCACATCTTTCTTTTAACAGATGTATAATATTCCACtttgtctcatattttttttaaccaattctCCTACTGATGGACTATTAGactgtttattttttgaatgctACAATTAATATCTCTATATCTTTTCTGTTATGCATTTCTACTAGGATTTCTGCAGGATAAACCACTAGAAACAGAAACGCAGGGTCAAAGGGTCTGATCCTGCACAGGTCTATTATTCCCACTGGACTAATTACTAGGTCTTGCTAATTTCTGATTGCCTAGCACCTaccacaatgcctggcatggaACAGGGATGCAGTAAAGGTGTCTGACATtgaactattttcatttttgcacaTTCCTTTCTGGTCTTCGAGCACATTTAGATGTTCACATAGTTGGGATCCTACTCTAAGTACGGTTTTATATCTTGCTTTCTTCATTTAGGAATCTCAGTGTCACCCCCTGGCCTTTGTAACCCTCTTTTATAATGACTACATATTGTCCCACTGATTGAATGTGGTGCAATTTACTACCATTTCCCTGTGAGTGAACACTAAGGCTATTcccaactgtattttattttttaatacgtAATGTCGTAGCCATCTGTGTACCTTCATTTATCTCCCTAGGTTAGATTCCCAGGAGTGGGGTCACTGCCTCAATTTTCTGCCCCTGAGTCCATGTGTGCAGGCCCACCTGCTGTGCTGGAGGAAGGGCACGTCAGGAGGAGCACGGGGCCGAGAGTCAGGAGCACCACTCACCCTGCAGCTGTGCGGCCCGGAGCCTCATTTCCTCACCCACGGGTCAGGGTGGGCACACTTGACTCTCTCTAGAATCCCTTCCAATTTGAAGTCTCTGTAATTCTCTTGGCCCtgactgaatttttttattcAATGGCTCCTGTGACCAATGGCCTAGATTTGCTAAGAGGCAGCCAGAGTCAGAATTCATCCTGGGGTCCCCCAACAGGTCAGAACTAAAGACACACAGGAATTAAAGCTGACACCCTGGCCTCTGCTTGGCACCATGCTCTAGCTCACTGAGCTAACTGACCCCTAGGGAAACAAGCCACATCATTcacatgaaataaacaaaaattgtgCTTTTATACTTCCATTCATATTCTGTTCTCCCTAAACAAACTCTAAGCTTTCTTTCATGGCAAATCTCAGAAATTCACAATTTAATAAAacccacaaaagaaaacaaacaagaatttGACCACACTCACACTTATTGGTGATCTGAGCAAGCCGGGCCTTCTCAGAGGAGAACGTCTCATCTAAGTCAAACAGCTCCAGCGGAGGGGGTGATAATTCCCTGAAACTAGGCGGGAAAACCTAAAAGGCAATAAGGTCTTTCATGAAAGAGCGCATCCAAAGCCATAACTGACAGGTGATGAGACGTAAGGAAAATGAGACGACGAACCGCCCAGCGCCCATCACCTCCTTCCGCCCTAACCCATGAGACCACAGCAAGCAAGACGGCAGCCCAGTGCAAGCAACCCAGCAGAACCAGCTCCAAGCACGCCGCCAAACTCTCCAAGCTGATGTACCAGCGCCCGTTAACTCATGCAAGGACACACAGCTTGGGGCTTATCCAGCTTATTTGCGTTTTGTGCAAATTTGTGTTGAACATTTGATTGTATGAGTCCTTTCTCATCTGATGATGAGTTCTTCAGGGGCAGAAATTGGGGAAACAGATGTAGATTAATGTAGAAAGTGCTGAACTTATAGCCAGAATTCGCAGGTATGTAGCAGGTATGTAGTGGTATGCTGATAAATGTTGAGCTATCACTCAAAACAAGAGGCCTGATCTGTAGCATTTGtcatttcctgttttgtaaaCACCTCCACTGTGGCCGATTTTCAGGTTACCAAGGTGAAGTCAACTGGCTCATAACATTCCAGAATGTGGTGGGATAAGACAATTTTGAAGGCAAGTGGAGCTCACACCGGACTGGAATGTTGAAAAATAACCTATAGACACATGACTGTCCCCTGGGCTCTTAGAACTGTGCTGTGAATCTGAGTGCCTGTTGCCTGGAGAGCTCAAAGCTTTCTAGCACAAAGCTCTTCCTCCTTTTCAGCCAGGTATTCTCATATATGCCCTTCAACCGCACAAGATAGGAAACGTTTAACAGCCAGAGAGGTCCACACCCGTGATTCCTCAGTTGGGAACTACACCAAATGGAAGTCCCTGTAGAATACTAACAGGTTTGGTCTCTATGCATGTTTCGAGCCAGAGAAACATgaccacagtggtgagaggcccgcgtaccgcaaaaaaaaaaaaataataataaaataaaataaaaaaataaaaagaactgtgCTGTGAATCTGAGTGCCTGTTGCCTGGAGAGCTCAAAGCTTTCTAGCACAAAGCTCTTCCTCCTTTTCAGCCAGGTATTCTCATATATGCCCTTCAACCGCACAAGATAGGAAACGTTTAACAGCCAGAGAGGTCCACACCCGTGATTCCTCAGTTGGGAACTACACCAAATGGAAGTCCCTGTAGAATACTAACAGGTTTGGTCTCTATGCATGTTTCGAGCCAGAGAAACATGACCCCATGAGGAGGCCAGCCCCACACGAGGCCAGCTGGTGAGGGAGGGGCAAACAGCGGGGCTCTGCGGCAGGATGCCCCCACCACACCCACTCACCGCTGGCTGAAGGGCTGGCAGCGGCGTCTCAAACTGAGGTTGGATGAGCTGGAGAGGTTCATGTTTCACGTTTAGCTGTTCGTGAGCCCTGTGTTAAGAAGAAGATACAAAAGCAGGAATCAAGATGAGACACGGATGCAAAGCGCGTCTAACTGATCTCACGGTGCTCGTCTCCAACGATCAGGAGGCTCAGCACTttggcaacaaaaataaaaatcacacaaaatgtATTGTTACATGTAATGTAATGATCCTTTCAGGAATCTTCTCTACTGCAACAGACAGCGTGACTGTATTGAGAACTGAAAGGGAAAGTTCATTCAAGTTTCCTATCGGGCTTCTCCTAAAtaggcttttaattttttcccactgGACACTGTGAATCTTGTAACTcactgtgtttccttatttgttttcaccATCAAGAGACAGGAGGAGTCAAATCTGAAGTCTGCTTCTGGCGACTGAACAGATCCACAGGATATGCACTTCTGTGTGCTCATTCACTCCACAAGCGtctactgaacacctactgtgtaccaggcagtTTTATCTGCCAGGAGTACagcagcaggggaaaaaagagaccAAGGCAGGCCCTCGTGGGACTGACATTCTAGCGGAATGGAGACACACGATAAACAAAAGCCAAGATGCCAGGGATTAATAAGCATTAGGAAGAAAAGCAAATcaggagagagggacagagacagggaaggggcagggagtggggcttTGCCAGAGCAGCCCTgagtgaggggaggggcaggtcaGGCAGTCTCCCTCAGAGGCGTCCCAGGCAGAGGCCAGAgcaaggagaagagggaaaggggagcGAGACATTTTCACGGAACAGCAGGGCATCCAGAGCAGCTGTGGCGGAGTGAGAACGGCACGAAGGAGTTAATGAAGTCAAGGGCTGACCTTCCCCCACGGTAGTTTTTTTATTGCGGCTTCCCCTTTGCCTCCGTTCTCCCAAACCTTAATTTGACCTTTTGCATCGGGGTATAGATTGTACAAGCTCTGTGACGTCCTCTGGGAatgaagcaaattaaaatatactcACTCACCCAACTTAAATTGTGTGCTCATTTGTGGCCTTTCAAAATTCATCTAAGCAAGCAAATGCCAAGGGGTGTGGACAAAGTTCATGACCGTTTCTCTGTAGGGGTGCTTTCAGAAAGGAGACAGGTCTATGACCGCAGAAAGACGGCTAGCTGAGCTTATGCCGTCACCACCTCCACTAGTCCCAGATGCTTGGGGAGCGTCTTTCCTAGCAATGAGCAGATGATCCCCACggagagaagagaaataactTTCCTTGAGCATCTACCACATGCCAACGTGCTGTGCCTGACCCTGTGCGAGGCACTTATTTGATGTAATCCTCAAAACAGCCCTGGACAGTGGGTGTAATctcttacagaagaggaaacagaggtatAGAGTCGAAGTAGCTCCCCAAGGTCATGTGCTTAGGAAGCAACAAAGGCAAGATCAGAACTCAGACCTGGCTAATCCCTGCCAACCAGAAGCCCCACGACTCAGTCTACCCAGATGGCAGAATTAGAGGCAGTTCTAAGCTAAAGGTCCTAGTACCCACACACAAAGAACCCTGATGCCAAGTCCTGGCCTTGGTCATTCTAGCCATGATATTCTGTCTTCTGTCCCTAggtagagctgactgtgctgAAGCCCTgtgtaagtaataaaataaattccattaaGTCTTCCCTTTCTCCACTCGGCTCACCACCTGCCCAAATCTTCCTCCTACTAGTAGCCAACATGTACttgatgggggtggggaatgggtgGAGAAGGTAATCTTAAAAGCAAGCAAAACCTAATTCAGAAAGATGATCAATATGGGAAAAGGGGAAGAATAAATGCCATTGCTATACacaaatctgtgaaatggggc
Above is a genomic segment from Physeter macrocephalus isolate SW-GA unplaced genomic scaffold, ASM283717v5 random_20, whole genome shotgun sequence containing:
- the IFT52 gene encoding intraflagellar transport protein 52 homolog isoform X4 is translated as MFSDQYLDKEENSKIMDVVFQWLTTGDIHLNQIDAEDPEISDYMMLPDTATLSERLRVCLQEGDENPRDFTTLFDLSIYQLDTTSLPKVIKAHEQLNVKHEPLQLIQPQFETPLPALQPAVFPPSFRELSPPPLELFDLDETFSSEKARLAQITNKCTEEDLEFYIRKCGDILGVTNKLPKDQQDARHILEHIFFQVVEFKKLNQEHDIDTSETAFQNNF